In a genomic window of Nodosilinea sp. E11:
- the rsmG gene encoding 16S rRNA (guanine(527)-N(7))-methyltransferase RsmG, which yields MNQLPTSSDRWQSTLHWQPTDDQQERFQTLYDAILLANQQVNLTRITSPADFWEKHLWDSLQGVAPWLREAGASAPGLRVVDIGTGGGFPGLPVALVFPHWAIALLDATRKKLAALETVCERVGIDNVSFLPQRAEQVAHQPLHREAYDLALLRAVGPVNTCAEYALPLLKLGGQAVLYRGQWTAAEEAGLTAILQRLGGQLSEVRSQVTPLTQGVRHNVVLTKAERTPDQFPRLPGIPAKTPLV from the coding sequence ATGAATCAATTGCCGACGTCCAGCGATCGCTGGCAAAGCACTTTGCACTGGCAGCCGACGGATGACCAGCAAGAGCGCTTTCAGACTCTTTACGACGCTATTCTGCTGGCTAACCAGCAGGTTAACTTAACGCGCATTACCTCCCCCGCTGATTTTTGGGAAAAGCACTTGTGGGATTCGCTCCAGGGGGTAGCGCCGTGGTTGAGGGAGGCTGGAGCCAGCGCTCCGGGGCTCCGAGTGGTGGATATTGGTACCGGGGGTGGGTTTCCTGGCCTGCCGGTGGCGCTGGTGTTTCCCCATTGGGCGATCGCTCTGCTCGATGCTACCCGTAAAAAACTTGCCGCGCTAGAAACCGTCTGTGAACGCGTGGGGATCGATAACGTTAGCTTTTTGCCCCAGCGGGCTGAGCAGGTTGCCCACCAACCTCTCCACCGAGAGGCCTACGACTTGGCTCTGCTGCGGGCCGTTGGCCCAGTCAACACCTGCGCTGAGTACGCCCTGCCATTGCTCAAATTAGGGGGGCAAGCCGTGCTCTACCGAGGCCAGTGGACGGCGGCAGAAGAAGCTGGGTTAACCGCCATTCTCCAGCGGTTGGGGGGGCAGCTGAGCGAAGTGCGATCGCAGGTCACGCCTCTAACCCAGGGCGTGCGCCACAACGTCGTGCTCACCAAGGCAGAGCGCACGCCTGACCAGTTTCCGCGTCTGCCGGGGATTCCGGCGAAGACGCCGCTGGTTTAA
- a CDS encoding ribose-phosphate pyrophosphokinase has translation MIRSATAPLQTSLLPSFGDNSRLKLFSGSANVDLAREVARYLGLDLGPMVRKRFADGEVYIQIQESIRGCDVYLIQPTCYPVNDHLMELLIMIDACRRASARQITAVIPYYGYARADRKTAGRESITAKLVANLMTKAGASRVLAIDLHSAQIQGYFDIPCDHVYGTPVLIDYIASKKLEDLVVVSPDVGGVARARAFAKKLNDAPLAIIDKRRQAHNVAEVMNVVGDVRGKTAVLVDDMIDTAGTICEGARLLKQEGARQVYACATHPVFSPPAVERLSAGLFEEVIVTNTIPMTAARQFKQLTVLSMANLLGEAIWRIHEESSVSSMFR, from the coding sequence GTGATTCGTTCTGCCACCGCACCGCTTCAAACGTCGTTGCTGCCCAGTTTTGGGGATAACAGTCGCCTGAAGCTTTTTTCTGGCTCAGCCAATGTTGATTTGGCTAGAGAAGTGGCCCGTTATCTAGGGCTTGATCTTGGCCCCATGGTGCGCAAACGCTTCGCCGATGGTGAAGTTTATATCCAAATTCAAGAGTCGATTCGAGGCTGTGATGTTTACCTGATTCAGCCCACCTGCTATCCGGTGAACGATCACCTGATGGAACTGCTGATTATGATCGATGCCTGTCGACGAGCCTCGGCACGGCAGATTACGGCGGTAATTCCCTACTATGGCTATGCCCGCGCCGATCGCAAAACCGCTGGTCGAGAGTCAATCACCGCTAAACTCGTGGCCAACCTGATGACTAAGGCCGGGGCCAGTCGGGTGCTGGCCATTGATCTACACTCTGCTCAAATTCAAGGATATTTTGATATTCCCTGCGACCATGTCTACGGCACGCCGGTGCTAATCGACTACATCGCCAGCAAAAAGCTAGAAGACCTGGTGGTGGTCTCCCCTGACGTGGGCGGTGTGGCCCGCGCCCGTGCCTTTGCCAAAAAATTAAACGATGCCCCTTTGGCCATCATTGACAAGCGTCGTCAAGCCCACAACGTTGCTGAGGTGATGAACGTGGTGGGGGATGTGCGGGGCAAAACCGCCGTGCTGGTCGATGACATGATCGATACCGCTGGCACGATTTGCGAAGGGGCTCGCTTGCTGAAGCAAGAGGGGGCTAGGCAGGTCTATGCCTGTGCCACTCACCCCGTCTTCTCACCGCCCGCTGTAGAGCGCCTATCGGCAGGGCTGTTTGAGGAAGTGATTGTCACCAACACGATTCCGATGACGGCGGCTCGCCAGTTTAAGCAGCTGACGGTGCTGTCAATGGCTAACCTCTTAGGCGAAGCCATCTGGCGGATTCACGAAGAAAGCTCCGTCAGCAGCATGTTCCGTTAA
- the petC gene encoding cytochrome b6-f complex iron-sulfur subunit, whose translation MTQASGTSDVPDLGRRQFMNLLLLGAASGAVGGMLYPVIKYFVPPSSGTGGGGVTAKNELGNDVIASQFVETHNPGDRVLVQGLKGDPTYLVVQESGSLESYGINSICTHLGCVVPWNASENKFMCPCHGSQYDATGKVVRGPAPLSLALAHADVTEDDKVSLTDWTETDFRTGESPWWA comes from the coding sequence ATGACTCAAGCTTCTGGAACCTCCGATGTCCCTGATTTGGGACGCCGCCAATTTATGAACCTGCTGCTGCTGGGGGCTGCCTCTGGAGCCGTCGGGGGCATGTTATATCCCGTTATTAAGTACTTCGTCCCGCCGTCTAGCGGCACCGGTGGGGGCGGGGTAACCGCCAAAAACGAACTGGGCAACGATGTGATTGCGAGCCAGTTTGTGGAAACCCACAACCCCGGCGATCGCGTGTTGGTACAAGGCCTCAAAGGCGACCCGACCTACCTGGTAGTGCAAGAAAGTGGTTCCCTAGAAAGCTACGGCATCAACTCCATCTGCACCCACTTGGGCTGTGTGGTGCCCTGGAACGCCAGTGAAAACAAATTCATGTGTCCTTGCCACGGGTCTCAGTACGATGCCACCGGTAAAGTCGTGCGTGGGCCAGCACCGTTATCTCTAGCCTTAGCCCACGCCGATGTCACAGAAGACGACAAAGTTTCTCTAACCGATTGGACTGAAACCGACTTCCGCACCGGCGAATCTCCCTGGTGGGCCTAG
- a CDS encoding DUF3067 family protein: MTGADLQGLLIEKWGYSFDIQFRRTQGKIFLQVMWRYLEQASFPLSEDEYLTHLDRVALYLNEWGQVDYVQRWIAETRDRPRLGKAVSVPLSLGERALEWLADEF, encoded by the coding sequence ATGACAGGGGCAGATTTGCAGGGGCTTCTCATTGAGAAATGGGGCTACTCCTTTGATATTCAGTTCCGACGTACCCAGGGCAAAATATTTCTCCAGGTCATGTGGCGCTATCTAGAGCAGGCATCGTTTCCCCTCAGTGAAGACGAGTATTTGACCCATCTTGACCGGGTAGCGCTCTATCTCAACGAGTGGGGGCAAGTTGACTATGTGCAACGGTGGATCGCTGAAACCCGCGATCGCCCCCGTCTGGGCAAAGCCGTCAGTGTTCCCCTCTCTTTGGGAGAGCGAGCGCTTGAATGGCTAGCCGACGAGTTTTAG
- a CDS encoding Sll0314/Alr1548 family TPR repeat-containing protein has translation MAAQAGDPFRPNNPHSIGDSTEAVFNALFYEGNYTAAQTLVGQAMADEPDEPMNYAIAAALGYLNKDLDKLAQQARLTQQTAAALKATDPLRGHLYTAVGIFMEGAHVLQTQGIARGTPTALRLLQRVFSELEAAERIDRNDPELSLLKGFMDLLLAVNLPFANPDQAIARLQNGRPAYLSHRGVAIGMRDLGRYPEALTEVDKALTAAPNNPDLLYLKAQILFLQQQYEASLPFYRSALTYADQLPTSTARQIAYEACLAEGVVPEACSERSQLNAR, from the coding sequence ATGGCAGCCCAAGCGGGGGATCCGTTTCGGCCCAACAATCCCCACTCTATTGGCGACAGCACTGAAGCGGTGTTTAATGCACTGTTTTATGAGGGAAATTACACGGCAGCTCAGACTCTGGTTGGCCAGGCCATGGCCGATGAACCCGATGAGCCCATGAACTATGCCATCGCCGCCGCTCTAGGCTATCTCAATAAAGACTTAGACAAGCTGGCCCAACAGGCCCGCCTGACCCAACAAACCGCCGCTGCACTCAAGGCTACCGACCCCCTGCGAGGCCACCTCTATACGGCAGTGGGGATTTTTATGGAAGGAGCCCACGTTCTGCAAACCCAGGGCATTGCTCGGGGCACTCCCACGGCCCTGCGCCTTTTGCAGCGGGTCTTTAGTGAACTGGAGGCGGCAGAGCGCATCGATCGCAATGATCCCGAGCTCAGCTTGCTCAAAGGCTTTATGGATTTGCTGCTGGCAGTCAACTTACCCTTTGCCAATCCTGATCAAGCGATTGCCCGACTGCAAAATGGCCGCCCAGCCTACCTATCGCACCGGGGGGTTGCCATTGGCATGCGCGACCTAGGCCGCTACCCCGAGGCACTAACGGAGGTGGATAAGGCGCTGACCGCAGCTCCCAACAACCCCGATTTGCTCTACTTGAAGGCTCAGATTCTATTCCTTCAACAGCAGTATGAGGCCAGCTTGCCCTTTTACCGATCGGCCCTGACCTACGCCGATCAACTGCCGACATCCACGGCCAGACAAATTGCCTACGAGGCCTGCCTCGCAGAGGGCGTAGTGCCCGAGGCCTGCTCTGAGAGATCGCAACTCAACGCGCGTTAG
- a CDS encoding ABC transporter ATP-binding protein, with the protein MLYLRELTYHPPASQTAILKNISLELPPQHLGLIYGPSGSGKSTLLELMAGFAQPTQGAIQWREQDLDPEALRQLAGLVFQFPERHFCGHSLLEELRLGHPELARNQIEQALKAVGLDHLPLKAGPHALSGGQQRRLALAVQLIRKPYLLLLDEPTAGLDWSMRQQIIGLLKQLKQNWTLLVVSHDADELAHLADRCWQLDHGRLRAVPQTTLSSTAG; encoded by the coding sequence ATGCTCTATCTTCGTGAACTCACTTACCATCCACCGGCCAGTCAAACGGCTATTTTGAAAAACATTTCTCTGGAGCTGCCACCCCAGCACCTGGGGTTGATCTACGGCCCCAGTGGCTCGGGCAAGAGCACTCTGCTGGAGCTGATGGCGGGGTTTGCCCAACCCACCCAGGGTGCTATTCAGTGGCGAGAGCAAGACTTAGACCCAGAGGCACTGCGGCAGTTGGCCGGGCTGGTCTTTCAATTCCCAGAACGCCACTTTTGTGGTCACAGTTTGCTAGAAGAATTGCGTCTAGGGCATCCAGAACTGGCTCGCAACCAAATTGAGCAAGCCCTAAAGGCGGTTGGGCTGGACCATCTGCCACTTAAGGCTGGCCCCCATGCGCTCAGCGGCGGGCAGCAGCGGCGGTTGGCGCTGGCGGTGCAGTTGATTCGCAAGCCCTATCTACTGCTGCTAGATGAGCCTACGGCGGGGCTAGACTGGTCTATGCGTCAGCAGATCATTGGGCTGCTCAAGCAGCTGAAGCAAAACTGGACGCTGCTGGTGGTTTCTCACGATGCAGATGAACTGGCTCATCTGGCCGATCGCTGTTGGCAGCTCGACCACGGCAGGCTTAGAGCGGTGCCTCAAACTACACTGTCATCCACAGCAGGATAG
- the typA gene encoding translational GTPase TypA encodes MTLPIRNVAIIAHVDHGKTTLVDALLRQSGIFREGEAVPDCVMDSNDLERERGITILSKNTAVRYGETLINIIDTPGHADFGGEVERVLGMVDGCILIVDANEGPMPQTRFVLKKALEKGLRPIVVVNKIDRPQAEPHGAVDKVLDLFIELGADDDQCEFPYLFASGLAGYAKTKLEDEGVDMKPMFEAILDHVAPPVGDPEKPLQIQVTTLDYSEYLGRIVIGKIHNGTINAGQQAALVKEDGSLVKSKISKLLGFEGLSRIEIEQASAGNIVAVAGFADANIGETITCPTNPQALPLIKVDEPTLQMTFVVNDSPFAGQEGNFVTSRQLRDRLMRELETNVALRVEPTDSPDRFSVSGRGELHLGILIETMRREGYEFQVSQPQVIYREVSGQPCEPYELLVLDVPEDGVGGSMERIGQRRGELQDMRIMGDGRATLEFVIPARGLVGFRGEFMRLTRGEGIMNHSFLDYRPLGGDIEARRNGVLIAFEEGVATFYALKNAEDRGVFFITPGTKVYRGMIVGEHNRNQDLELNICKTKQLTNHRAASGDELVQLQSPVDMSLERALEYIGPDELVEITPESIRLRKMTKKLAKR; translated from the coding sequence ATGACGCTTCCCATTCGCAACGTTGCAATTATTGCCCACGTTGACCACGGCAAAACCACACTGGTGGATGCCCTGCTAAGGCAGTCCGGCATTTTTCGCGAAGGGGAAGCCGTACCTGACTGCGTGATGGACTCGAACGACCTAGAGCGGGAGCGGGGCATCACCATTCTGTCGAAGAATACCGCCGTCCGCTACGGCGAGACCCTGATCAACATCATTGACACGCCTGGACACGCTGACTTTGGTGGTGAGGTCGAGCGAGTATTGGGTATGGTTGACGGTTGCATTCTGATCGTCGATGCCAACGAAGGCCCGATGCCCCAGACTCGGTTTGTGCTGAAAAAGGCTTTGGAGAAGGGGTTGCGTCCCATTGTGGTGGTCAACAAGATTGACCGCCCCCAGGCAGAGCCCCATGGCGCGGTCGACAAGGTGCTCGATCTCTTTATTGAGCTGGGTGCCGACGACGATCAGTGCGAATTCCCCTACCTGTTTGCCTCGGGGCTGGCGGGCTATGCCAAAACCAAGCTCGAAGACGAGGGTGTAGACATGAAGCCCATGTTCGAGGCTATTCTCGACCACGTGGCTCCTCCCGTCGGCGATCCCGAAAAGCCCCTGCAAATTCAGGTCACCACCCTCGATTATTCCGAGTACCTGGGCCGGATTGTAATCGGCAAAATCCACAACGGCACCATCAATGCAGGGCAGCAGGCCGCCCTGGTGAAAGAAGACGGCAGCCTGGTGAAATCAAAAATCTCCAAACTGCTGGGCTTTGAAGGTCTGAGCCGGATTGAGATCGAGCAGGCCTCGGCGGGCAACATTGTGGCGGTAGCCGGCTTTGCCGATGCCAACATCGGTGAAACCATCACCTGCCCCACCAACCCTCAAGCGCTGCCGCTGATTAAGGTGGACGAGCCCACCCTCCAGATGACCTTCGTGGTCAACGACTCGCCCTTTGCGGGGCAAGAAGGCAACTTTGTCACCTCGCGGCAGCTGCGCGATCGCCTGATGCGTGAGCTAGAGACCAACGTGGCGCTGCGGGTCGAACCCACCGATTCTCCCGATCGCTTCTCGGTCTCGGGCCGGGGCGAACTGCACCTGGGCATTTTGATCGAAACCATGCGCCGGGAAGGCTACGAGTTTCAGGTCTCCCAGCCCCAGGTGATCTACCGCGAAGTCAGCGGTCAGCCCTGCGAACCCTACGAGCTGCTGGTGCTCGATGTACCCGAAGATGGCGTGGGTGGATCCATGGAGCGTATCGGCCAGCGCCGAGGCGAACTGCAAGACATGCGGATTATGGGAGACGGTCGTGCCACGCTTGAGTTTGTGATTCCGGCTCGGGGCTTAGTTGGCTTTCGCGGCGAGTTCATGCGTCTGACCCGAGGCGAAGGCATCATGAACCACAGCTTCTTAGACTACCGCCCCCTCGGTGGTGACATTGAGGCTCGTCGAAACGGGGTGCTAATTGCCTTTGAAGAAGGGGTGGCCACCTTCTACGCCCTCAAGAACGCTGAGGATCGCGGCGTGTTCTTCATTACCCCCGGCACTAAGGTGTATAGGGGCATGATTGTGGGTGAGCATAACCGCAACCAGGATCTCGAACTGAATATCTGCAAAACTAAGCAGTTGACCAACCACCGGGCTGCTAGCGGCGACGAACTGGTGCAGCTACAAAGCCCTGTCGATATGAGCCTAGAACGGGCCCTAGAGTACATTGGCCCTGACGAGCTCGTAGAGATCACTCCCGAGTCGATTCGTCTGCGCAAGATGACTAAAAAGTTAGCCAAGCGTTAG
- the hisIE gene encoding bifunctional phosphoribosyl-AMP cyclohydrolase/phosphoribosyl-ATP diphosphatase HisIE, protein MVTSPSSPFATAVPIDRIRYNDQGLVPAIVQDYLDGTVLMMAWMNAESLQKTLNTGETWFWSRSRQEFWHKGATSGHVQKVQSIRYDCDSDALLVTVEQLGDIACHTGERSCFHQIDDHKVAPPADTLSQVFGVICDRRDHPNPASYTCKLLAGGDNKILKKIGEEAAEVVMACKDDDADGIAGEAADLIYHTLVALAHHGVDIKDVYRKLQARRR, encoded by the coding sequence ATGGTCACTTCTCCGTCTTCGCCCTTTGCCACCGCTGTGCCCATCGATCGCATTCGCTACAACGACCAGGGGCTGGTGCCTGCCATCGTGCAAGACTACCTCGACGGCACCGTGCTGATGATGGCCTGGATGAATGCCGAGTCGCTGCAAAAGACCTTAAACACCGGCGAAACCTGGTTCTGGAGCCGATCGCGCCAAGAGTTTTGGCACAAGGGGGCCACCTCGGGCCATGTGCAAAAGGTGCAGTCGATCCGCTACGACTGCGACAGCGATGCCCTGCTAGTCACCGTAGAACAGTTGGGTGACATCGCCTGCCACACTGGCGAGCGCAGTTGCTTTCACCAGATCGACGACCACAAAGTTGCGCCCCCAGCTGACACGCTCTCGCAAGTGTTTGGGGTAATTTGCGATCGCCGCGACCACCCCAACCCCGCCTCCTACACCTGCAAATTGCTGGCGGGGGGCGACAACAAAATTCTCAAAAAAATTGGCGAAGAAGCCGCTGAAGTAGTGATGGCCTGCAAAGACGATGACGCTGATGGCATAGCCGGAGAAGCCGCCGACTTGATCTATCACACCCTCGTCGCCCTGGCCCACCACGGGGTCGATATTAAGGACGTTTACCGCAAGCTTCAGGCGCGGAGACGGTGA
- the petA gene encoding cytochrome f, producing the protein MNRFISLINGLRPLAITCAAILTVFAGWLAVPQSAEAYPFWAQENYETPREATGRIVCANCHLAAKPTKVEVPQAVLPDSVFKLKVEIPYDLNTQQVLGDGSKGGLNVGAVVVLPEGFKIAPPERMSEELREEVGSTYFLPYSDTQENIVLVGPLPGEQYQEIIFPVLAPDPSQDRSVSFGKYQIHVGGNRGRGQVYPTGQASNNTAYNATASGTVTDVEPQAAGGYVVTIQSDAGGTITETIPAGPELLVAAGDVVEAGKPLTANPNVGGFGQMDTEIVLQSPNRIKGLVAFIAAVMLTQIMLVLKKKQVEKVQAAGMTF; encoded by the coding sequence ATGAATAGATTCATCTCCTTAATCAATGGCCTGCGCCCTCTTGCCATCACCTGTGCCGCCATTCTGACGGTGTTTGCAGGCTGGTTGGCGGTTCCCCAGAGCGCTGAGGCTTACCCTTTCTGGGCCCAAGAAAACTACGAAACCCCTCGCGAAGCCACCGGTCGGATTGTCTGTGCCAACTGTCACCTGGCGGCTAAGCCCACCAAGGTGGAAGTGCCCCAAGCCGTCTTACCCGATTCAGTCTTTAAGCTCAAAGTTGAAATCCCCTACGATCTCAACACCCAGCAGGTGCTGGGCGACGGCAGCAAAGGCGGGCTAAACGTCGGCGCTGTGGTGGTATTGCCCGAAGGCTTCAAGATTGCCCCCCCGGAGCGGATGTCTGAGGAGCTCAGAGAAGAAGTGGGCAGCACCTACTTCTTGCCCTACAGCGATACTCAAGAAAACATTGTGCTGGTAGGTCCCCTACCCGGCGAACAATATCAGGAAATCATCTTCCCCGTGCTGGCTCCAGACCCCAGCCAAGATCGCTCGGTTTCCTTTGGAAAGTACCAAATTCACGTCGGTGGCAACCGCGGTCGTGGTCAGGTATACCCCACGGGTCAGGCTAGCAACAATACCGCTTACAACGCCACTGCTAGCGGCACCGTGACCGATGTTGAGCCCCAAGCAGCGGGTGGCTATGTGGTTACGATTCAGTCTGATGCGGGTGGCACTATCACCGAAACCATTCCCGCTGGCCCTGAGTTGCTAGTTGCCGCAGGCGATGTGGTCGAAGCTGGTAAGCCATTGACTGCTAATCCCAATGTGGGTGGCTTTGGTCAGATGGATACAGAGATTGTGCTGCAAAGCCCTAACCGCATTAAGGGTCTGGTGGCCTTCATCGCAGCCGTCATGCTGACCCAGATTATGCTGGTGCTGAAGAAGAAACAGGTCGAGAAAGTTCAGGCCGCTGGCATGACCTTCTAG
- a CDS encoding DUF3531 family protein has product MQVEFRECDFFNLWIWLKFETVPSVMEQQYVDEVFSSWFFLGKLGGFNAENLQVQDTGLDISYLPYDQNQLSNSMLSVMHNIGEVEYDGLWARCWIDLGTSDALAIDVLINALEQFSREYVVVETCYIGGENSDWPIPGSGQPEFVDEDA; this is encoded by the coding sequence ATGCAGGTCGAATTTCGCGAGTGCGACTTCTTTAACCTTTGGATCTGGCTCAAGTTTGAAACCGTGCCCTCCGTCATGGAACAGCAGTACGTTGACGAAGTCTTTTCGTCATGGTTTTTCTTGGGCAAACTAGGCGGGTTTAACGCCGAAAACCTCCAGGTGCAAGATACGGGGCTCGATATTAGCTATCTACCCTACGACCAAAACCAGCTCAGCAACAGCATGCTGTCGGTCATGCACAACATTGGCGAAGTGGAATACGACGGGCTGTGGGCGCGTTGTTGGATTGATCTAGGCACTAGCGATGCCCTGGCGATTGACGTGCTGATCAATGCCTTAGAGCAGTTCAGCCGTGAATATGTCGTCGTTGAGACCTGCTACATTGGAGGCGAAAATTCTGACTGGCCCATTCCAGGCAGCGGTCAGCCCGAATTTGTCGATGAAGACGCCTAA